A genomic region of Raphanus sativus cultivar WK10039 chromosome 6, ASM80110v3, whole genome shotgun sequence contains the following coding sequences:
- the LOC108831173 gene encoding transcription factor KUA1 — protein sequence MTRRCSHCNHNGHNSRTCPNRGVKLFGVRLTEGSIRKSASMGNLSHYTGSGSGGHGSGSPGDVPDHVAGGGGGDGYASEDFVAGSSSSRERKKGTPWTEEEHRMFLLGLQKLGKGDWRGISRNYVNTRTPTQVASHAQKYFIRQSNVSRRKRRSSLFDMIPDEGEDIPMDQQEPETENAPVETLMQSSDSVHQTVASTSRQAPSILEIDECESMDSTNSTTGEPTSIAAAASSSSSILEETTQLQPQLQSFPILYPAYFSPYYPFPYPIWPAGFVPEPTKKEETHQILRPTAVHSKAPINVDELLGMSKLSLGESKKKNGESDQSLSLKLGTRQSAFHPNPSSDSSDISNVVHAV from the exons ATGACTCGTCGTTGCTCTCACTGCAATCACAACGGTCACAACTCCCGGACATGTCCCAATCGTGGTGTGAAGCTATTCGGTGTAAGGCTCACCGAAGGTTCGATCAGGAAAAGTGCAAGTATGGGCAATCTTAGCCACTACACGGGCTCTGGATCGGGTGGGCATGGGTCGGGTTCTCCTGGTGATGTCCCTGACCATGtcgctggtggtggtggtggtgatggttACGCTTCTGAGGATTTCGTTGCTGGCTCTTCCTCTAGCCGTGAGAGAAAGAAAg GAACTCCATGGACAGAGGAAGAACATAGGATGTTCTTGTTAGGTTTACAGAAGCTAGGTAAAGGTGATTGGCGTGGCATTTCGAGAAACTATGTGAATACGAGGACACCGACACAGGTTGCTAGCCATGCTCAGAAGTATTTCATCAGACAATCTAATGTGTCTCGTCGCAAAAGACGTTCTAGTCTCTTTGATATGATTCCTGATGAG GGAGAAGATATACCGATGGATCAGCAAGAACCGGAAACAGAGAACGCTCCTGTGGAAACATTAATGCAAAGTTCTGATTCTGTTCATCAGACAGTTGCTTCTACCTCCCGTCAAGcaccatcaatcttggagatcGATGAATGTGAATCCATGGACTCAACAAACTCCACCACCGGTGAACCAACCTCCATAgctgctgctgcttcttcttcttcgtcaatACTAGAAGAAACCACACAGCTGCAACCACAACTACAGTCATTCCCTATACTATACCCAGCCTACTTCTCACCGTACTACCCGTTTCCATACCCAATATGGCCAGCTGGTTTTGTTCCTGAGCCAACCAAGAAAGAGGAAACTCATCAGATTCTTAGACCAACTGCAGTGCACTCAAAAGCTCCTATTAATGTGGATGAGCTTCTTGGTATGTCTAAGCTTAGCCTTGGAGagtcaaagaagaagaatggagaATCTGATCAGTCTCTTTCGCTGAAGCTAGGTACGAGACAATCAGCATTTCACCCGAATCCTAGCTCTGATAGTTCAGACATCTCCAACGTGGTACATGCGGTGTAA